CGCAAGTTTCGCATTGGCCGCATATATGCCACGCCCCGAAGCGCAGGACGTGGTCAAGGCCGCACTTGCGCGCGCGCGTGAAGACGGGATTTCACTGCCGCAGGCGCTGGATCTGCTTGATGCCTCTCGCGGGTTGACCGACTGGACTGCGACATTATCCGCGCAATCCCAGCTTGCCGCGTCCGAAGTCATGCGCACCCGTATCTTGGCCCAACGCCGGTAGGTGTAGCCGTAGGGTTGTTTGGTCTGAAGCGGCCACTTGAGTATTTGCAAGGCGCGGAGCAAAGGCCGCAGGCCGCCGCGCCAGCGGTGGGCCGTCCCGCGGCCTGCCGATTTGGCCAGCGACATGCCAAGCCATTGAACACAGGAATATGCCGCCTGCATAAACTGCATCCCTCAAACGCCAGATGGGCAGACCCCGGCCCACCGCTGGCGCGGGCTTTACCCATGCCCCAGCTTCAGCAAAAGTTCAGAACCGATCCCCTCTGCGGCCGCCATCTGACGCGATGGGCCTATTGCTCCAGCCTGCGCCGGTATGCGCCCGGCGACATGTTCGCAAAGGCCCGGAAGCGCCGGTTGAAATAGCTGGGGTCATCATATCCCAACCTGTGGGCAATGCTTTGCGCGCTCATCCGGGTATAGGCCAGAAGGCGGGCGGCTTCACGCATCAGATGGGCCTCGATCATGGCCTGCGGGGACAGCCCTGTGTGCTGTTTGCACAACCGGCCCAGATTGCGTGTCGACATACCCAGTTCGTGTGCATAGCGCGACACTGCCCAATGCGCGTTGGCATGCACGGCAATCAACGACTGGAATTTGGTAATTCTGGGGTCGCTGCGCTTCAGATCGGCGGCAGGCGGTATGCCTTGATCCCTGAACAAGGTGCACAGAATCTGCCCCAACACGCAGCGCAACTCTGTGCTGCGAAAACGCTCGTTGCCCGACCAGACATCAAACAGCCGCATAAAACTGTCATGAACCGGTGTGCCAGGGGTGAATGCCGCAGGCGCTTGCAAAATGAATGCCAGTTCCGCCCCATCGGCCAGAAATTCCGGAAAGTTCTGCACAGGCAGGCTTAGCACCCACCCTTCCGTTCCCGCCGAAAAGTCGAACCCGTGAACCGCAGTCGGCGGCAGGCACAGCGCTACGGGGGGAACAAGGCTGCGGCTTTGCCCTTCGGCATGAAAGGTGATCTGGCCGGATAGCAACAGAAAGATCTGCAACAAATGTGTGTGCCGGTGCGGTCTTATCTGCCAGTCAAGCCCTGCGGCACGGTCAATTATGCGCTCCATATGCACCAGATCAGGGAATGGTGCGCGTTCG
Above is a window of Roseinatronobacter sp. S2 DNA encoding:
- a CDS encoding helix-turn-helix domain-containing protein encodes the protein MQPQTHPTQDIPAWHLYGERAPFPDLVHMERIIDRAAGLDWQIRPHRHTHLLQIFLLLSGQITFHAEGQSRSLVPPVALCLPPTAVHGFDFSAGTEGWVLSLPVQNFPEFLADGAELAFILQAPAAFTPGTPVHDSFMRLFDVWSGNERFRSTELRCVLGQILCTLFRDQGIPPAADLKRSDPRITKFQSLIAVHANAHWAVSRYAHELGMSTRNLGRLCKQHTGLSPQAMIEAHLMREAARLLAYTRMSAQSIAHRLGYDDPSYFNRRFRAFANMSPGAYRRRLEQ